The following coding sequences are from one Synergistaceae bacterium window:
- a CDS encoding Glu/Leu/Phe/Val dehydrogenase — MSVTRRTATNVLLDTALKNFYGAAEEMGLDENLIAILGSSERRLEVSVPVEMDDGSIQVFKGYRVQHSSAVGPSKGGIRYHPDVDVDECEALAMLMTWKCSLAGIPYGGGKGGIACDPLTMSMKEKERMSRTFAARIAPIIGTWKDVPAPDVNTGGQEMVWFMDTVSKLSGQVEPGIFTGKPISYWGSKGRTAATGYGVATCGLELLKAVGKDPKTATVAIQGFGNVGSYTALTMVEAGAKVVAISDVTGTYYSPQGIDVKKAFDHVTQHPKKLLEGFTCDGCEKKGLSDVLFVDCDILFPCALEGAINDKTANQVKAKYIVEGANGPVTPEGDAILDGKEILVVPDFLANSGGVIGSYFEWAQNLAGYFWTEEEYNSRLIHIMKGNFKLVWDYAQNKKVKMRRAAFMAAIQRVADVVRLRGTFL; from the coding sequence ATGTCTGTAACGAGAAGAACGGCTACAAACGTATTGTTGGACACCGCGCTCAAAAATTTTTACGGCGCGGCGGAAGAGATGGGACTCGACGAGAACCTGATAGCGATACTGGGCAGTTCTGAACGCAGGCTTGAAGTCTCCGTTCCAGTGGAGATGGATGACGGCTCCATTCAAGTCTTCAAAGGATATCGCGTACAGCATTCCTCCGCCGTAGGCCCCTCCAAAGGCGGAATTCGCTATCACCCCGATGTAGATGTCGACGAATGCGAAGCTCTGGCCATGTTGATGACGTGGAAGTGTTCTTTAGCGGGTATTCCTTACGGCGGCGGCAAAGGTGGCATCGCCTGCGACCCCCTCACTATGTCAATGAAAGAGAAAGAACGCATGTCCCGAACCTTCGCGGCCCGCATCGCTCCCATTATCGGAACATGGAAAGACGTCCCCGCTCCCGACGTGAACACCGGTGGCCAGGAAATGGTTTGGTTCATGGATACCGTCAGTAAACTCAGCGGTCAGGTCGAGCCGGGAATTTTCACGGGCAAACCCATTAGCTACTGGGGATCCAAGGGGAGAACGGCTGCCACAGGGTACGGCGTGGCCACCTGTGGGCTGGAACTGTTGAAGGCCGTGGGCAAAGACCCTAAGACGGCTACTGTGGCTATTCAAGGGTTCGGCAATGTAGGAAGCTACACAGCGTTGACGATGGTGGAGGCTGGAGCAAAAGTTGTCGCTATCAGCGATGTGACGGGAACCTATTATTCTCCCCAAGGCATCGATGTGAAAAAAGCCTTTGACCACGTTACCCAACATCCTAAGAAATTACTTGAGGGATTTACCTGCGATGGTTGCGAGAAGAAAGGCCTTTCCGACGTCTTGTTTGTGGACTGCGACATTCTTTTCCCTTGTGCTCTCGAAGGCGCGATCAACGATAAGACGGCCAACCAGGTCAAGGCGAAGTACATCGTGGAGGGAGCCAACGGCCCGGTGACCCCAGAAGGGGACGCCATTTTGGACGGTAAAGAGATCTTGGTTGTGCCGGATTTCCTGGCCAACTCCGGTGGAGTTATCGGATCCTATTTCGAGTGGGCCCAGAACTTGGCGGGGTACTTCTGGACTGAAGAGGAGTATAACAGTCGCTTGATCCATATCATGAAGGGTAATTTTAAGCTGGTTTGGGACTACGCCCAAAACAAAAAGGTCAAGATGCGCCGCGCCGCCTTCATGGCCGCCATTCAGCGGGTCGCCGACGTGGTTAGGCTGAGGGGCACCTTTCTATAG
- the xseB gene encoding exodeoxyribonuclease VII small subunit produces MGFDEKLEQLDEMLARLEEGKLSLDEALSTFERGVTLVKESRELLDKAEQRVTLLTKDGEEIPFTHPQDHV; encoded by the coding sequence GTGGGTTTCGACGAAAAACTGGAACAATTGGACGAAATGCTGGCGCGGTTGGAGGAAGGCAAGTTATCCCTGGACGAGGCGCTCTCCACCTTTGAACGAGGGGTGACCTTGGTGAAGGAAAGCCGGGAGCTTTTGGACAAGGCGGAACAGCGGGTGACTCTGCTGACGAAAGACGGAGAGGAGATCCCTTTCACCCATCCTCAGGATCACGTTTGA
- a CDS encoding DUF1810 domain-containing protein, producing MMEYDLKRFIKAQETDYRTALTEIKNGRKRSHWMWYIFPQIAGLGSSPTSKYYSLKDLKEAKAYLDDETLGKRLMEISGALLSLESNDATQIFGTPDNMKLRSSMTLFSRVQDADRVFQKALDKFFGGLPDKETIRLLGG from the coding sequence ATGATGGAATATGATCTCAAAAGATTTATCAAAGCGCAGGAAACCGATTATCGAACGGCGTTGACGGAAATCAAAAACGGGCGGAAGCGGAGCCATTGGATGTGGTATATATTTCCTCAGATAGCGGGGCTCGGGAGCAGTCCAACCTCGAAGTATTACTCACTCAAAGATCTCAAAGAGGCAAAAGCCTATCTTGACGACGAAACTCTTGGGAAAAGGCTCATGGAAATTTCCGGCGCGTTGTTGAGCCTGGAGAGCAACGACGCCACACAGATATTCGGAACGCCGGACAACATGAAACTGCGTTCCTCCATGACCTTGTTTTCGCGAGTGCAAGACGCCGATCGGGTATTTCAAAAAGCACTGGACAAATTTTTCGGCGGTCTCCCCGACAAAGAAACGATTCGCTTGTTGGGTGGCTAA